A genomic region of Lysinibacillus sp. 2017 contains the following coding sequences:
- the proC gene encoding pyrroline-5-carboxylate reductase, translated as MQKIIFIGAGSMAEALIHGWVENEVVNPKSVFVSNRSNKERLLQLTTNYGIQSLQNLDQLNDADLIILAMKPKDSIEAMKAISPYLGVNTAVLSIVAGVSIETIEQNLGKRAVARVMPNTSATIGMAASGIAFNERVSKVQRALYIQMLEAVGIVIEVEEDKLHAVTALSGSGPAYLYYLMEAFEQVGTEFGLSKEIVRQLMVQTIAGSAQMLKTVNEEPEVLRKKVTSPGGTTEAGIRELEAMEFIDAIAKCIRSAENRSRELARGE; from the coding sequence ATGCAAAAAATTATTTTTATAGGTGCCGGCTCTATGGCAGAAGCCCTTATTCACGGTTGGGTTGAAAACGAAGTAGTCAATCCGAAATCAGTCTTTGTATCAAATCGTTCCAATAAAGAACGATTACTTCAATTAACAACAAATTACGGCATACAATCATTGCAAAATCTTGACCAACTTAACGATGCTGACTTAATTATTTTAGCAATGAAACCAAAAGACTCAATTGAAGCCATGAAAGCCATTTCCCCTTATTTAGGTGTAAATACTGCTGTACTCTCAATTGTAGCTGGCGTTAGCATTGAAACGATTGAACAAAATTTAGGTAAACGTGCAGTTGCCCGCGTGATGCCCAATACATCTGCCACTATTGGTATGGCTGCTTCAGGTATCGCATTTAACGAGCGCGTTTCTAAGGTTCAACGAGCGCTGTATATTCAAATGTTAGAAGCGGTTGGCATTGTAATTGAAGTGGAAGAAGACAAACTTCATGCGGTCACCGCACTTTCTGGTAGCGGACCAGCTTATTTATATTATTTAATGGAGGCATTTGAACAAGTTGGTACTGAATTTGGCTTGTCTAAAGAAATTGTCCGTCAACTTATGGTTCAAACGATTGCGGGATCTGCACAAATGTTAAAAACGGTCAATGAAGAACCTGAAGTATTACGCAAAAAGGTAACAAGTCCAGGTGGAACGACTGAAGCGGGTATCCGAGAATTAGAGGCGATGGAATTTATTGATGCCATCGCAAAATGTATACGAAGTGCGGAAAACAGATCCAGAGAATTAGCCCGTGGGGAATAA
- the hmpA gene encoding NO-inducible flavohemoprotein: protein MLTKQTIDTIKATVPVLEVHGLTITKTFYCNLFKENPQLLNIFNHTNQKKDRQQTALANTVYAAAVHIENLEAIVPAVVQIAHKHVSLGILPEHYPIVGKYLLAAIKEVLGDAATDEIIDAWAQAYGVIADIFISVEEDLYKAAENNGGWRLFKDFTIAKIEQESDVVKSFYLQPADGAKLPAYSAGQYISIRTQVPGQEFLMNRQYTVTEGTDEYFRISVKREDDVTPNGIVSNFLHNSEVGTNVQISAPAGVFTLVQNDSPVLFISGGVGVTPLQGMLKTMKNRQASFIQCARNERVAAFKETIEEKVAALGGKYKAVYSETEGYVTKAQIEEMLVPGAEVYICGPTTFMESVIQNLVEIGVSSEKIHYEFFGAAMALQIRTKA, encoded by the coding sequence ATGTTAACAAAACAGACAATTGACACAATCAAAGCAACCGTACCAGTATTAGAAGTTCATGGTTTAACAATTACAAAAACTTTTTACTGTAACCTTTTTAAAGAAAATCCACAATTACTAAATATTTTTAACCATACAAACCAAAAGAAAGATCGCCAACAAACAGCATTAGCAAACACAGTTTACGCAGCAGCGGTACATATTGAAAATTTAGAAGCAATCGTACCAGCAGTTGTACAAATTGCTCACAAACATGTAAGTTTAGGTATTTTACCTGAGCATTACCCAATCGTTGGTAAATACTTATTAGCAGCAATTAAAGAGGTATTAGGAGATGCGGCAACAGATGAAATTATCGATGCATGGGCACAAGCTTATGGCGTAATCGCTGATATCTTCATTTCTGTTGAAGAAGACCTATACAAAGCGGCTGAAAACAATGGTGGCTGGCGCTTATTTAAAGACTTTACAATCGCAAAAATCGAACAAGAAAGCGATGTTGTAAAATCATTCTACTTACAACCGGCAGATGGCGCAAAATTACCAGCATACTCAGCAGGTCAATACATTTCAATCCGTACACAAGTACCTGGTCAAGAATTTTTAATGAACCGTCAATATACAGTAACTGAAGGCACAGATGAGTACTTCCGTATTTCAGTTAAACGCGAAGATGATGTAACGCCTAACGGGATTGTATCGAACTTCTTACACAATTCCGAAGTAGGAACAAACGTACAAATTAGTGCTCCAGCTGGTGTATTCACATTAGTGCAAAACGATAGTCCCGTGTTATTTATCAGTGGTGGTGTTGGTGTGACACCTTTACAAGGTATGTTAAAAACAATGAAAAATCGTCAAGCATCATTCATTCAATGTGCACGTAACGAACGTGTAGCAGCATTCAAAGAAACTATTGAAGAAAAAGTAGCCGCATTAGGTGGCAAATATAAAGCGGTATATAGCGAAACAGAAGGCTATGTAACAAAAGCACAAATCGAGGAAATGCTTGTACCGGGTGCAGAAGTTTATATATGTGGTCCAACTACATTCATGGAATCTGTGATCCAAAACTTAGTTGAAATTGGTGTATCTTCTGAAAAAATTCACTATGAATTTTTCGGCGCAGCAATGGCTTTACAAATTAGAACAAAAGCTTAA
- a CDS encoding MBL fold metallo-hydrolase, which yields MDIHKIIIPTPYAVGDVNAFLVKGDALTLFDAGPKTQEAYDAIKWGIHAAGYDLEDVDQVVLTHHHPDHAGWVDAFPKATILGHAYVDQWMRKTPEFLQYNDTFFMNQLIEQGVPEKYIERILKVKGEIELFGTIPLTSFLKEGDEVPGHKGIITYYTPGHAQSHLIFIEEGTRESIGGDLLLARSSSNPLVESPVDGSMVRPKSLVQYNASLKKLRDLDVAKIYTGHGEEVMNVSNLVGERLVRQKQRAEKVLNMLTQPKTNFEVTTQLFERIYQQQLGLTLSETLGQLDYLTDEGLVEVEDRDGVYYYKQMK from the coding sequence ATGGATATTCATAAAATAATTATACCTACACCATATGCAGTGGGAGATGTGAATGCTTTTTTAGTAAAGGGCGATGCATTGACATTATTTGACGCAGGACCAAAAACACAAGAAGCATACGATGCAATTAAATGGGGAATTCATGCAGCAGGGTACGATTTAGAGGATGTAGATCAAGTTGTTCTAACACACCATCATCCAGATCATGCCGGTTGGGTGGATGCCTTCCCCAAAGCAACTATTTTAGGACATGCGTATGTGGATCAATGGATGCGCAAAACACCAGAATTTTTACAATATAATGATACATTTTTTATGAATCAACTTATTGAGCAAGGTGTGCCAGAAAAATATATTGAACGTATTTTAAAAGTGAAAGGCGAAATTGAATTATTTGGTACAATTCCTTTAACGTCATTTTTAAAAGAAGGCGATGAAGTGCCTGGACATAAGGGAATTATTACATACTATACGCCAGGGCATGCACAAAGCCATTTAATTTTTATTGAAGAAGGGACGAGGGAAAGTATTGGTGGGGATTTATTATTAGCACGTTCTTCATCTAATCCGTTAGTAGAATCGCCAGTTGATGGATCTATGGTTCGCCCAAAATCGTTAGTGCAATATAATGCGTCTTTAAAAAAATTGCGTGATTTAGATGTCGCAAAGATTTACACGGGTCACGGCGAAGAGGTTATGAACGTGTCTAATCTAGTAGGAGAACGCTTAGTACGACAAAAGCAACGTGCTGAAAAAGTGTTGAATATGTTAACACAACCAAAAACAAATTTCGAAGTGACAACGCAACTATTTGAACGTATTTATCAACAACAGCTAGGCCTGACATTGTCTGAAACATTAGGCCAGCTAGATTATTTAACAGATGAAGGCTTAGTTGAAGTTGAAGACCGCGATGGAGTTTACTATTATAAACAGATGAAATAG